In Methylococcus geothermalis, one genomic interval encodes:
- a CDS encoding Calx-beta domain-containing protein, with protein sequence MKFNVNRPVTDTEDQFRAVLQLMDAIDGETAGVAEHHPAKDATCDQCHVKDSISVDHGGLMINEASPAKSCEKAGCHSLTVAGEMPFYVKPFASLDETKNAKLAKQRLAAARDLLQYTASLKNSAVVRLGGLPKIRDFAIDIRAQDKRINNLTHDVPLVFFEPKNAFEVKKNGDLLPQYAAGLSNEVLSLVAQDMSVATRLDGTVEARMAKASDVYKYLSLADRDLSIQHLLTNSQLVLRYLATLPVDTADFVSSRLAEDFPAAVLKTDATAGEAATGLRRTITWEIPAAANDGVKAATIIFQRNEEGSRTQPSTQLQFQRLAGSMRGTAVRMLELFQERYSAFAADHARFTLTYQASQEADKSLLTTAIGNSREAAAAGELRRTLAHNENTATGTLPAPGQVGAALGAAKEIAAANPAVIRRLRSTLRFKPDLTTVSQISGEVLLGSLPRVWVSAGRTEVAEGSGERLVFTVSRETPTDKSLTVHLTLGGSAQPGKDYLKPKLRVTLPKGVASVDVSVKLRNDRLVEGAETMTLAIAGRKEYTRLPASDATVTIADDD encoded by the coding sequence GTGAAGTTCAACGTCAACCGGCCCGTTACGGACACGGAGGACCAATTCCGGGCCGTTCTCCAGCTCATGGACGCCATCGACGGCGAAACGGCGGGCGTGGCCGAACATCACCCGGCCAAGGACGCCACCTGCGACCAGTGCCACGTCAAGGATTCCATCTCCGTGGACCATGGCGGCCTGATGATCAATGAAGCGAGCCCGGCCAAGAGTTGTGAAAAGGCCGGCTGCCATAGCCTGACGGTGGCGGGGGAGATGCCGTTCTACGTCAAACCGTTTGCATCGCTGGATGAAACCAAGAATGCCAAACTGGCGAAGCAGCGCCTCGCGGCGGCGCGGGATCTGTTGCAATACACCGCCTCGCTCAAGAATAGTGCGGTGGTGCGGCTGGGCGGATTGCCCAAGATCAGAGATTTTGCGATCGACATCCGCGCCCAGGACAAGCGCATCAACAACCTGACGCACGATGTGCCGCTGGTTTTCTTCGAGCCGAAAAATGCCTTCGAAGTGAAGAAAAACGGGGATTTGCTGCCCCAGTATGCCGCCGGTCTGTCGAACGAGGTGCTGTCCCTGGTGGCGCAGGACATGAGTGTCGCTACCCGGCTGGACGGGACGGTGGAAGCCAGGATGGCCAAGGCTTCCGATGTGTACAAGTACCTGTCGCTCGCGGATCGCGATCTGTCCATACAGCATCTGCTGACGAATTCGCAGCTCGTGCTGCGTTATCTGGCGACCCTGCCGGTCGATACCGCCGATTTCGTCTCGTCCCGGCTGGCGGAAGATTTTCCCGCTGCCGTGCTCAAGACGGACGCTACGGCCGGCGAGGCCGCGACCGGCCTTCGCCGCACCATCACCTGGGAAATTCCGGCGGCGGCCAATGACGGGGTGAAGGCCGCCACGATCATATTCCAGCGCAACGAGGAGGGCAGCCGGACCCAGCCCTCGACGCAATTGCAGTTCCAGCGGCTGGCCGGCTCCATGCGCGGCACCGCCGTCCGGATGCTCGAACTCTTCCAGGAACGTTATTCCGCGTTCGCCGCCGATCATGCCCGCTTCACGTTGACCTATCAGGCCAGCCAGGAGGCGGACAAGAGCCTGCTGACCACGGCGATCGGGAATTCCAGGGAAGCTGCGGCTGCGGGCGAACTCAGGCGGACTCTGGCGCACAACGAAAACACGGCCACTGGCACCCTGCCGGCGCCGGGCCAAGTGGGGGCGGCCCTCGGCGCCGCCAAGGAGATCGCGGCGGCGAATCCTGCCGTGATCCGCAGGCTCCGCAGCACGCTGCGCTTCAAGCCCGATCTGACGACCGTGTCCCAGATCAGCGGCGAGGTGCTATTGGGCTCGCTGCCCCGCGTCTGGGTGTCGGCTGGCCGGACCGAAGTTGCCGAAGGAAGCGGAGAGCGCTTGGTTTTCACCGTGTCTCGCGAGACGCCGACCGACAAGTCCTTGACCGTTCATCTGACGCTGGGCGGCAGCGCTCAGCCGGGCAAGGATTACCTCAAGCCCAAGCTTCGGGTCACCCTGCCAAAGGGCGTCGCCAGCGTGGACGTTTCGGTGAAGCTGCGCAACGACCGCCTCGTCGAAGGGGCGGAAACGATGACCCTGGCCATTGCGGGAAGGAAGGAATACACCCGCTTGCCGGCCTCGGATGCAACGGTCACCATTGCCGATGATGATTGA
- the purT gene encoding formate-dependent phosphoribosylglycinamide formyltransferase → MRIGTPNSHSAVRVLLLGSGELGKEVVISLQRYGVEVIAVDRYPGAPAHQVAHRAHVVDMTDAAAIRTLIERERPHFIVPEIEAIATDALADIERLGLAKIVPNARAVRLTMNREGIRRLAAEELGLPTSPYAFADSCDALAEAAAKIGFPCFVKPIMSSSGKGQSMLKGPDDVEAAWAHAREGGRVKACRVIVEGRIEFDFEITLLTVRSPTPAGDAGIAFCEPIGHRQQGGDYVESWQPQPLNPKARERAEAIARSVVDALGGRGLFGVELFVRGDEVWFSEVSPRPHDTGMVTMISQAQNEFELHVRAILGLPVDTALRRPGASAVIYGGMAAEGIAFEGLEQALSVPESEIRLFGKPEAFPRRRMGVALAAADTVDEARRRAAQAASAVRPVAVPA, encoded by the coding sequence ATGCGTATCGGAACCCCAAATTCGCACTCCGCCGTCCGGGTGCTGCTCCTGGGCAGCGGTGAACTCGGTAAGGAAGTGGTGATCTCCTTGCAGCGCTATGGTGTCGAGGTGATCGCCGTCGACCGCTATCCCGGCGCCCCGGCGCACCAGGTTGCCCACCGCGCCCATGTCGTCGACATGACGGATGCGGCGGCGATCCGGACGCTCATCGAGCGCGAGCGTCCGCATTTCATCGTGCCGGAGATCGAGGCGATCGCCACCGATGCCCTTGCCGACATCGAGCGGCTGGGGCTGGCGAAGATCGTGCCCAATGCCCGTGCGGTGAGGCTCACCATGAACCGTGAAGGCATCCGGCGATTGGCGGCGGAAGAACTGGGCCTGCCGACATCGCCCTATGCGTTTGCCGATTCCTGCGACGCCTTGGCCGAAGCGGCGGCGAAGATCGGTTTCCCCTGCTTCGTCAAACCCATCATGTCGTCCTCCGGCAAAGGCCAGTCGATGCTGAAGGGTCCCGACGATGTTGAAGCGGCCTGGGCCCATGCGAGGGAAGGCGGGCGGGTCAAAGCTTGCCGCGTCATCGTCGAAGGCAGGATCGAGTTCGATTTCGAGATCACCCTGCTGACGGTGCGTTCACCGACTCCGGCAGGCGATGCCGGGATAGCATTCTGCGAGCCGATCGGCCACCGCCAGCAGGGCGGGGATTATGTGGAAAGCTGGCAGCCGCAGCCCCTGAACCCGAAAGCCAGGGAGCGGGCCGAGGCGATTGCCCGCTCGGTAGTCGATGCTTTGGGGGGGCGAGGGCTGTTCGGTGTCGAACTGTTCGTCCGGGGCGACGAGGTCTGGTTCAGCGAAGTGAGCCCGCGCCCGCACGACACCGGGATGGTGACCATGATCAGTCAGGCGCAAAACGAATTCGAACTGCACGTCCGCGCGATCCTGGGGCTTCCGGTCGACACCGCTTTAAGGCGCCCCGGTGCCAGCGCCGTGATTTACGGCGGGATGGCCGCGGAAGGCATCGCTTTCGAGGGACTGGAGCAGGCGTTGAGCGTGCCGGAATCCGAGATTCGCCTGTTCGGCAAGCCGGAAGCGTTTCCGCGGCGGCGGATGGGCGTCGCTCTGGCGGCGGCGGATACGGTGGATGAGGCCCGGCGCCGGGCGGCTCAGGCGGCATCGGCGGTACGGCCGGTGGCGGTTCCGGCGTGA
- a CDS encoding lytic transglycosylase domain-containing protein produces MRIKRRLWIALMLGGLPAAQVSADVYKFVDKKGHVYYTDRPQHNGYRLIATTKVAGKLGSPPPLPAVARPHRVSVSLERNREILAPLIAEVAERYHLDPLLLHAMIQAESAYNAEAVSGKGAVGLMQLMPDTAARYGVRDRTDPVENVHGGARYLSDLIGMFNDVSLAVAAYNAGENNIIKYGNRVPPFPETQDYLNRVIEYYNRLN; encoded by the coding sequence ATGCGGATAAAACGACGTCTTTGGATCGCGCTGATGCTGGGGGGGTTGCCGGCGGCGCAGGTTTCGGCAGATGTCTACAAGTTCGTCGACAAGAAGGGCCATGTCTATTACACCGACCGGCCCCAGCACAACGGCTACCGGCTGATCGCCACGACCAAGGTGGCCGGCAAACTGGGGTCGCCGCCGCCGCTGCCCGCCGTGGCGCGGCCCCATCGGGTGTCGGTTTCCCTCGAGCGGAACCGTGAAATCCTGGCGCCGCTGATCGCGGAAGTGGCCGAGCGCTATCATCTCGACCCGCTGCTGCTGCATGCGATGATCCAGGCCGAGTCCGCATACAACGCTGAGGCGGTTTCAGGCAAGGGAGCGGTCGGACTGATGCAGTTGATGCCCGACACCGCGGCGCGCTATGGCGTGCGGGACCGGACGGATCCGGTGGAGAACGTCCACGGCGGCGCCCGCTACCTGAGCGACCTCATCGGCATGTTCAACGACGTGAGTCTGGCGGTCGCTGCCTACAATGCCGGCGAGAACAACATCATCAAATATGGCAACCGGGTTCCGCCCTTCCCCGAAACCCAGGATTACCTGAACCGGGTGATCGAGTACTACAATCGCCTGAACTGA
- a CDS encoding Maf family protein, whose protein sequence is MQASSPSLQPLVLASGSSYRRELLSKLGLAFTPVSPNIDESALPGEDPADLALRLSCQKAQALAPAYPDHLIIGSDQVAVLGERRLGKPGNHENAVAQLQQASGKIVTFLTGLCVYDARRGISHAGLDRCRVHFRRLDRRLIERYVAIDQPYDCAGAFKSEGLGIALLERIEGDDPNALVGLPLILLTELLRRCGVAVV, encoded by the coding sequence ATGCAGGCTTCCTCGCCTTCGCTGCAGCCGCTCGTGCTTGCCTCCGGTTCGAGCTACCGCCGCGAATTGCTAAGCAAACTCGGACTGGCTTTTACCCCGGTGTCGCCCAACATCGACGAGTCTGCCTTGCCGGGCGAGGATCCGGCGGATCTTGCCTTGCGGCTGTCGTGCCAGAAGGCGCAGGCGCTGGCGCCAGCCTATCCCGACCACCTGATCATCGGTTCGGATCAGGTCGCCGTTCTGGGAGAGCGGCGGCTGGGCAAACCCGGAAACCACGAAAACGCCGTGGCCCAGTTGCAGCAGGCCTCGGGGAAAATCGTGACTTTTCTGACGGGACTATGCGTGTACGACGCCCGTCGCGGCATCAGCCATGCCGGCCTCGACCGCTGCCGGGTGCATTTCAGGCGCCTGGACCGGCGCCTGATCGAGCGCTATGTCGCGATCGACCAACCTTACGACTGCGCCGGCGCTTTCAAGTCGGAAGGATTGGGTATAGCCCTGCTGGAGCGCATCGAGGGCGACGATCCGAATGCCTTGGTCGGCCTGCCCCTCATTCTGCTCACCGAACTGCTGCGGCGCTGCGGCGTAGCCGTCGTTTGA
- a CDS encoding YceD family protein: protein MLPHLPEFVDPLDFADKRRRLAGEMPLALFDRIQEFLFEKAGNIRVELDFGKDGRGSVVTGRVEADLVLQCQLCLEPLPWAVRSPVSLGVVASLEEADRLSGSYEPLLFDGGAPIRLSDLVQDELVLAIPLIPQHPNCGEAAHGGPRPAVRQRENPFAVLAQLKNNDSKSS from the coding sequence ATGCTTCCCCACCTGCCTGAATTCGTCGATCCGCTGGATTTCGCGGACAAGCGTCGCCGGTTGGCGGGTGAGATGCCGCTGGCACTGTTCGACCGTATCCAGGAGTTCTTGTTCGAGAAAGCCGGGAACATCAGGGTCGAGCTGGATTTCGGCAAGGACGGCCGAGGGTCGGTGGTGACCGGCCGAGTGGAAGCCGATCTCGTGCTGCAATGCCAGCTCTGCCTGGAGCCGCTGCCGTGGGCGGTGCGGTCGCCGGTGTCGCTGGGCGTGGTGGCTTCACTGGAGGAAGCCGATCGCCTGTCCGGGTCTTACGAGCCGCTGCTGTTCGACGGCGGAGCGCCGATTCGGCTGTCCGACCTGGTTCAGGACGAACTGGTCCTGGCCATCCCGCTGATACCGCAGCATCCGAACTGCGGGGAGGCGGCGCATGGCGGACCGCGGCCGGCGGTCAGGCAAAGGGAAAACCCCTTTGCCGTGCTGGCGCAATTGAAAAACAACGATAGCAAGTCTTCTTAA
- the rpmF gene encoding 50S ribosomal protein L32 encodes MAVQQNRKTRSKRGMRRSHDALSASALSVESNTGETHLRHHVSPDGYYRGRRVVAPKRGDETEE; translated from the coding sequence ATGGCTGTTCAGCAAAATCGCAAGACCCGTTCGAAGCGCGGCATGCGGCGGTCGCACGACGCATTGAGCGCAAGTGCTCTGTCGGTCGAGTCCAATACCGGCGAAACCCATCTCCGCCACCATGTGAGCCCGGACGGTTACTACCGTGGTCGCCGTGTCGTCGCGCCGAAGCGCGGCGACGAAACCGAAGAATAA
- the plsX gene encoding phosphate acyltransferase PlsX yields the protein MTTIALDAMGGDHGPQVVVPAALDSLQRNPLLRLVLVGDETVLRGYLKDAPARFGERLKVRHASQVVEMHDQPSKALRTKKDSSMRVAIDLVKQGEADACVSAGNTGALMAIAKFVLKTIPGIDRPAIIAAVPSMTGHTHVLDLGANVDCTAEHLYQFAVMGYELVRAVEEREHPTVGLLNIGEEEIKGNEQVKRAAELLNGAHVNFVGFVEGNDIFKGSVDIVVTDGFVGNVALKSSEGLAKMISHFIKREFSSSWLTKLAGLVALPVLNAFKRRIDPRQYNGASLLGLRGIVIKSHGNADRFSFANAVAIAVKEVEKAVPDRIGERVTDVFAARNLA from the coding sequence ATGACGACCATCGCTTTGGACGCGATGGGTGGTGACCACGGACCTCAGGTCGTGGTGCCCGCGGCTTTGGACAGTCTGCAACGGAACCCGTTGCTGCGGCTCGTGCTGGTGGGCGACGAGACCGTGCTGCGCGGGTACCTCAAGGACGCCCCGGCCCGGTTTGGAGAACGGCTGAAGGTGCGCCATGCTTCTCAGGTGGTGGAAATGCACGACCAGCCATCCAAGGCGCTTCGCACCAAGAAAGACTCGTCGATGCGGGTGGCCATCGATCTGGTCAAGCAGGGGGAGGCCGATGCCTGCGTGAGCGCGGGGAATACCGGTGCGCTGATGGCAATCGCCAAATTCGTCCTGAAGACCATACCCGGCATCGACCGGCCGGCGATCATCGCTGCCGTGCCTTCCATGACAGGGCATACCCACGTGCTCGATCTCGGCGCGAATGTCGACTGTACCGCTGAGCACCTTTATCAGTTCGCCGTCATGGGCTACGAATTGGTGCGGGCCGTGGAGGAGCGGGAGCACCCCACCGTCGGTCTCCTTAACATCGGCGAAGAGGAAATCAAGGGGAACGAACAGGTGAAGCGGGCCGCCGAACTGCTCAACGGAGCGCACGTCAATTTCGTCGGCTTCGTCGAGGGCAACGACATTTTCAAGGGCAGTGTCGACATCGTCGTGACCGACGGCTTCGTCGGAAACGTCGCGCTGAAAAGTAGCGAAGGCTTGGCGAAAATGATTTCCCATTTCATCAAGCGGGAATTTTCCAGCAGTTGGCTGACCAAGCTCGCCGGCCTGGTGGCGCTTCCCGTACTCAATGCCTTCAAGCGCCGGATCGATCCTCGCCAGTACAATGGCGCCAGCCTCCTCGGCCTGCGCGGCATCGTGATCAAGAGCCATGGCAACGCGGACCGCTTTTCCTTCGCCAACGCCGTCGCGATCGCAGTGAAAGAGGTCGAGAAAGCCGTCCCGGACCGCATCGGCGAGCGCGTGACGGATGTCTTCGCCGCGAGGAACCTGGCGTGA
- a CDS encoding beta-ketoacyl-ACP synthase III encodes MSRYSRIAGTGGYLPREVVTNDDLAMRVETSDEWIVERTGIRRRHIAAPDETASSMAEIASRQALEAAAIDPHDLDLIILATSSPDRVFPSTACLLQQRLGVRSCAAFDVQAACSGFIFALSIADQYISAGNANRVLVVGTEVNSRSVDWDDRSTCILFGDGAGAVVLESSTEPGIMSTHIHSDGHYQDLLYLPNPASNGEGSDESRTIRMQGSEVFKVAVNTLGRIVDETLEQNGLQKSDVDWLVPHQANIRIIAATAKKLQLPMERVVVTVDEQGNTSSASIPLAFDEAVRDGRIRRGQTVLMEAFGGGFAWGSALLRY; translated from the coding sequence GTGAGCCGATACTCGCGCATTGCGGGCACCGGCGGTTATCTCCCCCGTGAGGTGGTGACCAACGACGACCTCGCCATGCGGGTCGAAACTTCGGACGAATGGATCGTCGAGCGGACCGGTATCCGCCGCCGTCATATCGCTGCTCCCGACGAAACCGCGTCCAGCATGGCTGAAATCGCTTCCCGGCAGGCATTGGAAGCGGCCGCCATCGATCCGCACGATCTCGATCTGATCATCCTCGCGACGAGTTCGCCGGACCGGGTCTTTCCCAGCACGGCGTGCCTGCTGCAGCAGCGGCTGGGTGTGCGTAGTTGCGCGGCTTTCGATGTGCAGGCGGCATGCTCGGGCTTCATATTCGCCTTGAGCATCGCCGATCAATACATTTCCGCCGGCAATGCCAACCGCGTCCTGGTGGTCGGCACCGAAGTCAATTCCCGTTCCGTAGACTGGGACGACCGCTCGACCTGCATTCTGTTCGGCGACGGTGCCGGTGCCGTGGTGCTCGAGTCTTCCACCGAGCCCGGCATCATGAGCACCCATATCCATTCCGACGGCCACTACCAGGACCTGCTGTATCTGCCCAATCCCGCCAGCAACGGCGAGGGAAGCGACGAAAGCCGCACCATTCGGATGCAGGGCAGCGAGGTTTTCAAGGTCGCAGTCAACACGCTCGGCCGCATCGTCGATGAAACCCTGGAGCAGAATGGCCTTCAGAAATCCGACGTGGACTGGCTGGTGCCCCACCAGGCCAATATCCGCATCATCGCGGCGACCGCGAAAAAGCTCCAGTTGCCCATGGAGCGCGTCGTCGTGACGGTGGACGAGCAAGGCAATACCTCTTCCGCCTCAATTCCTCTTGCATTCGACGAGGCCGTTCGCGACGGCCGCATCAGGCGCGGGCAAACCGTGCTGATGGAAGCCTTTGGCGGCGGGTTCGCCTGGGGTTCCGCTCTTCTGCGCTATTAA
- the fabD gene encoding ACP S-malonyltransferase, translated as MPNIDNGLAFLFPGQGSQSIGMLADLAAAYPVVGRTFAEASEVLGFDLWQLVQEGPEEELDQTVNTQPAMLAAGVATWRIWCEASERRPAWMAGHSLGEYSALVAAGALGFADAVKLAAQRGRLMQEAVPPGKGAMAAVLGLDDPQVVAACKEASTADSVVTPANFNAPGQVVIAGVSSAVERAIAAAKALGAKRAVLLPVSVPSHCALMAPAAEKFAALLSETPFDSPHDRIGVVHNVDVAMHPSPEVIRAVLAQQISHPVRWSETIRFLSDQGVRRFVECGPGKVLAGLNKRIVSGEATLAIVDQDSFNKALESIR; from the coding sequence ATGCCCAATATCGACAACGGCCTCGCTTTCCTTTTTCCGGGGCAGGGCTCCCAATCCATCGGCATGCTGGCGGACCTCGCCGCGGCGTATCCGGTGGTCGGACGGACCTTTGCCGAGGCCTCGGAAGTGCTGGGATTCGACCTCTGGCAGCTGGTCCAGGAGGGTCCCGAAGAAGAACTCGACCAGACCGTCAATACCCAGCCGGCGATGCTTGCCGCAGGTGTCGCGACCTGGCGGATCTGGTGTGAAGCGAGCGAGCGGCGTCCCGCGTGGATGGCGGGCCATAGCCTGGGAGAATATTCGGCGCTGGTCGCCGCCGGTGCGCTCGGGTTCGCCGATGCGGTGAAGCTGGCGGCCCAGCGCGGACGGTTGATGCAGGAAGCCGTGCCGCCCGGCAAGGGGGCCATGGCCGCCGTTCTGGGTTTGGATGATCCCCAGGTGGTCGCCGCTTGCAAGGAAGCCTCCACTGCGGATTCGGTCGTGACGCCGGCCAATTTCAACGCGCCGGGCCAAGTGGTGATCGCCGGTGTAAGCAGCGCGGTCGAGCGCGCGATCGCGGCGGCCAAGGCGTTGGGCGCCAAACGAGCGGTGCTGCTTCCGGTCAGTGTGCCCTCCCATTGCGCATTGATGGCGCCTGCCGCTGAAAAATTCGCAGCCCTGCTGTCGGAAACGCCGTTCGATTCCCCCCATGACCGGATCGGCGTGGTGCACAACGTCGACGTCGCCATGCACCCGTCTCCCGAGGTGATTCGGGCCGTACTGGCCCAGCAGATTTCCCATCCCGTGCGCTGGTCCGAAACGATCCGCTTCCTCAGCGACCAGGGCGTCAGGCGCTTCGTGGAATGCGGCCCCGGCAAGGTTCTGGCCGGCCTCAACAAGCGCATCGTCAGCGGCGAAGCGACGCTGGCCATCGTGGATCAGGATTCGTTTAATAAAGCCCTGGAGTCGATTCGATGA
- the fabG gene encoding 3-oxoacyl-ACP reductase FabG: MTDQIAIVTGASRGIGQAIAHRLARAGHTVIGTATSEGGAAAIGAGLGDAGLPGCGRVLDVSDPQSVEAFVAAVGEEFGVPTILVNNAGITRDGLLMRMKDEDWNAIIDTNLSSVYRMSKACLKGMMKARTGRIVNITSVVGLTGNAGQTNYAAAKAGIIGFTKSLAKEIGSRGITVNSVAPGFIDTDMTRALPEAHKTALLTSIPLGRLGRAEEIAGAVAFLCSDDAAYITGETLHVNGGMFMP; encoded by the coding sequence ATGACGGACCAGATTGCAATTGTCACAGGCGCCAGCCGGGGTATCGGCCAAGCCATTGCCCACCGCTTGGCGCGGGCCGGCCATACGGTGATCGGCACCGCGACCTCGGAAGGAGGCGCAGCGGCCATAGGCGCAGGCTTGGGCGATGCCGGCTTGCCCGGCTGCGGGCGGGTGTTGGACGTGAGTGATCCTCAGTCGGTCGAGGCATTCGTCGCCGCCGTCGGCGAGGAGTTCGGCGTGCCGACGATCCTGGTCAACAACGCCGGCATCACCCGCGACGGCCTGTTGATGCGCATGAAGGACGAAGACTGGAATGCGATCATCGACACCAACCTGTCCTCGGTCTACCGCATGAGCAAGGCATGCCTCAAGGGCATGATGAAGGCGCGCACCGGCCGCATCGTCAACATCACCTCCGTCGTGGGGTTGACCGGCAACGCCGGGCAGACCAACTACGCGGCGGCCAAGGCCGGCATCATCGGCTTCACCAAGTCTCTGGCCAAGGAGATCGGGTCGCGCGGCATCACCGTGAATTCGGTGGCGCCGGGTTTCATCGATACCGATATGACCCGTGCCTTGCCGGAGGCGCACAAGACGGCCCTGCTGACCTCCATTCCGCTGGGGCGGCTGGGCCGGGCCGAGGAAATCGCCGGGGCCGTGGCCTTTCTATGCTCCGACGATGCGGCCTACATCACCGGCGAAACCCTGCATGTCAATGGCGGCATGTTCATGCCATAA
- the acpP gene encoding acyl carrier protein, protein MSDIAERVKKIVAEQLGVKDEISNEASFVDDLGADSLDTVELVMALEEEFECEIPDEDAEKITTVQQAIDYIQSHT, encoded by the coding sequence ATGAGTGATATAGCAGAACGTGTAAAGAAGATCGTCGCCGAACAGTTGGGCGTGAAGGACGAAATCTCGAACGAGGCTTCCTTTGTGGACGATCTGGGCGCCGATTCTCTGGACACGGTCGAGCTGGTCATGGCTCTCGAAGAAGAGTTCGAGTGCGAAATTCCTGACGAGGACGCCGAAAAGATCACCACGGTTCAGCAGGCGATCGATTACATCCAGAGCCATACCTGA
- the fabF gene encoding beta-ketoacyl-ACP synthase II, with the protein MSKRRVVITGLGMVCPVGLNVPESWDSILNGRSGIGPIEHFDVSGFATRFGGSVRNFDVTQYLPEKEAKKMDTFIHYGMAAGSQAFEDAGLEVTEANADRIGVCIGSGIGGITGIEHGYGVFLKGGPRKISPFFVPANIINMISGNLSIKYGLKGPNYAIVTACATATHSIGSAARVIQYGDADVMVAGGAEMASSPTALGGFVSARALSRRNDDPPRASRPWDKDRDGFVLGDGAGVVVLEELEHARKRGARIYAEVIGFGMSGDAHHMTQPPEDGEGAARCMMHAMRDAGVNPEDIDYINAHGTSTPAGDLAETRAMKAVLGPHAYTTAISSTKSMTGHLLGAAGGIEAIFSVLAIRDSVVPPTINLDTPDPECDLDYVPHTARHKDLDVVMSNSFGFGGTNATLIFKKFA; encoded by the coding sequence GTGAGCAAGCGTCGCGTCGTCATCACCGGACTGGGAATGGTCTGTCCGGTCGGCCTCAATGTACCCGAAAGCTGGGATAGCATCCTGAACGGCCGCAGCGGAATCGGCCCGATCGAGCATTTCGATGTGTCCGGCTTCGCCACCCGTTTCGGCGGCAGCGTGCGCAACTTCGATGTCACCCAGTATCTGCCCGAAAAAGAAGCCAAGAAGATGGATACCTTCATCCATTACGGCATGGCGGCGGGCAGCCAGGCGTTCGAAGACGCCGGACTCGAGGTCACCGAAGCCAATGCCGACCGGATCGGCGTCTGTATCGGTTCGGGCATCGGCGGGATCACCGGCATCGAGCACGGCTATGGCGTATTTCTCAAAGGCGGACCCCGCAAGATTTCACCCTTCTTCGTGCCGGCCAACATCATCAACATGATTTCCGGCAATCTGTCCATCAAGTACGGCTTGAAAGGGCCGAATTATGCCATCGTGACCGCCTGCGCCACGGCGACCCACAGCATCGGCAGTGCGGCCAGGGTGATCCAGTATGGCGATGCCGACGTGATGGTGGCCGGCGGCGCCGAAATGGCGAGTTCGCCGACAGCGCTGGGCGGCTTTGTCTCGGCCCGTGCCCTGTCGCGCCGCAACGATGACCCGCCGCGGGCGAGCCGGCCCTGGGACAAGGATCGCGATGGTTTCGTGCTGGGTGACGGCGCCGGCGTGGTGGTGCTGGAAGAGTTGGAACACGCCAGGAAGCGCGGTGCCCGCATCTATGCGGAAGTGATCGGCTTCGGCATGTCGGGTGATGCTCATCACATGACGCAGCCGCCGGAAGACGGGGAAGGCGCCGCGCGCTGCATGATGCACGCGATGCGCGATGCCGGCGTCAATCCGGAAGACATCGATTACATCAATGCGCACGGCACCTCGACGCCAGCCGGCGATCTCGCCGAAACCCGCGCCATGAAGGCAGTGCTGGGTCCGCATGCCTATACCACCGCGATCAGTTCGACCAAGTCCATGACCGGTCATTTGCTCGGCGCGGCGGGCGGGATCGAGGCGATCTTCTCGGTGCTGGCAATCCGGGACAGCGTGGTGCCGCCGACCATCAATCTGGATACGCCCGATCCGGAGTGCGATTTGGACTACGTACCCCATACCGCCAGGCACAAAGACCTCGACGTGGTCATGTCCAATTCCTTTGGTTTCGGCGGCACCAACGCGACGCTGATCTTCAAGAAATTCGCCTAG